The genome window TTCCAGAAAGTTTttacaactttaaaaattagtaagTACCTATTTTAAGGAACTTCTCTTAATTGGCAGGGACTAAATTACTTTCTCTGTAAGCCTCACAATAAAAGCATCATAAATCAAATCACTAAAACTGTGCTTTTTAAGCTTACCATATTTACTCTTTAGAATTCTTTGGCCAATCTTTCGAAATATGTTCAATGAACATTCCAGTTTTCAATCTAGATAAGATATATGTTTATGCAAGAACGCTGAATTTAACAGACACAGAAGAAGCTTTACTCTGCACTCTTTTCAACTGGCAAAAGAAATATTCATGAATCATCAACAAAAAGCATATTTTTCTATTGCACCgtacaaacatttttctttcatttctttcCCACCCACCATCTACTATCTTTCTTCTGCGTCCAAAATGCTTTGTCATACAACTTTCCGTACTATATTGTGTGTGGTTTGCATTTGTACGTTCCGTTTTTATCATATACACCTATTATCAAtgcactcaaaaatttaattactaTACTCAGTGcctttcggaattttttgggttGTTGGTTAAATTTTCGttagtttcattattttttgcgtcaagaaaataccgaaaaacggaattaaactgaaaatatttttactggaaattttccaaccaacaatttcgattctagttttttctctGCATTAGTAAGCAAGCagtaaaattttcgatttttgcccGGTCTACCTAATTGGTAGTTCTTTCTGAGTTCAGTCGGTTTTGTTCCCCCCAAATcgagaaaacttcaaaatagtACAACATATCTGCGTTACTGTCAACGTTTAAATATAATGGATAGTACACCATGGATAGTACACATTTTGCCTGCTGCGAAAATTCTTTCGTCAAGGCAAATATTTAGTGATCGAGTTTCAGGCATGTTCAATGATAAGGCGATTACGCCCAACTATGTGTAATAAGCTGTGCATGAGCATAGTTGAGGACATTTATCTGATTTGTTGAAGtttgcaatttcaaatttatttgtttggttttttagcGAGTAGAAGTTAATTTTTGGTTGCCAAtccacatttttctcattttttattttcaatttcctgacTCGTCTCCTTTTTCCAAGTACTCTACTAGAGCCAGAGCCCAGAGAAACAATAGAATATTCAATAAGCTGCAAgaaaataccttttttttattttttcctatgtattcattttttgtcgattGCATTTTCAAGGAAgtaactaaaaattatttagaaaatgacaacaaatttgtcaaattccAATGACTTCACACGGtactttaattattttaataatgtTCTCCTTTTTAGGTTAGGAACTGATtgttacaattaaaatttgcgTGTTCGAATCAAAATACGTAAAAATACGATACAGCTACTCTACACAAGTACCCCCATTCAAACTAAACCTGCAACGAATGgtaaaaaactgtcaaaaacgCGTTTCCTCGCAtcgttttcccttttttttcactaGTTTCGGCTATTCcatttaaaatctaaaacatAAAACCTACACATGCATACACACCGATTGTTTCCATTTCCTATATATTCACCGTTTCCCCTTTCATGTTCTTTTCAACAACAAACAATACAAATGCCCTcattttctatcttttttgTACAGACCGTTTCTCCTCGTATTTTTTACTTCATAGTCATAAATTTGTgagaattttgtcaaaatattcttaaaggtggtgtagaaaatttttttattgctttattagactcaaaactgtttgaaaaaatcgaaattcataatgaaacttcttgaaaacttctcaaaaaaagttatgacggctcaaaaaatgaactgaaattagattataattttaaatttaacagcgactggaaactaatttttttttaaatcaacgTCTAATGTTGGGTGtacaaattaattattttgcgttttcaacacgattttttaaatgtttttaaccattttttttatctattcgtccatcgactttagaATACATAAATGTTGCAAACACAAGATAATTAAGTAGAATACACAAAATTAGAAGgtacttgcaaaaaaaaaaattagtttccagccACTGCGAAATTGAcaagttggtcaaatttcaaattttaactaattttaggtcatttttgaGCCGTATTCTGCATCCCTTTCttcctcgaaaaaaattaagttatcATCTTTATATTCAATCCATTTGTTTTCAGCTTTAACTGCACTCTCTCTAATTGAGAATGCTTACGTGCATTcaaccatcatcatcatcaatagGCGGATTTGGAAAAGCAGATGACAATGTTCGAATTCTTCTAATGGCGTCAGTTCGAAATGAGTTTGGTGACACATCAATATTCTCACGACTTGGTGTGACTGCTCTCGGACAACATTACGTTTTAgtcacaaaaaagaaaatgttcggCGGATATACGGTAAgctggatttttgaaaaagtgtttgactttcaatgataatttttcagactcaCATGATAACTGCGAATATGAGAAACCGACCGTTCATCTCGATTCCGTTCAAAGTGTCGTCTGGAGCCCAATCCATCGAGGAGTCTCGTGACCTCATCAGCCGCCTTACTACAGTTCTTGGTCGCCCGGGCATGTTCAGTTTCGATGATCCACCAATTGGATCTCAGTTTCCTGTTGGAAAGGAGCTGATACAATTAGATGAAGTACCAGTTGGAGTACATGACAGACAAGACAAATATCTAGAAAAGGGAGATGAAGTGTTCTGCGAAGTGAATGTTTCTGGTGTAAAATTCTATCACAGTGGAATTTATGCTGGTGACGGAATGTGCTACCATTTTGTCTGCGATGCTCGTGAgttattatttaattaatgGGGCAACtagttttctattaaaaattgttttaaaatcagCCTTTTTACAGTTGTTCTTGAGTTCATAGTTTTAAGAGTTGTTAAGAACGgcaaagttgccgaaattgccgagctcggcaaattttgagatttacCACACACCCTcgattcaaatgtttttaaaaacgttcCCACCTACTTCAGTCCTTAATTTGTGTTTCTAGAAGAATCCGAATCGTTTGCCGATGCCCTTGCCGTTTTCAGTGGTGCATCTGCCCATGTTGTCTATGATACATGGTTTGAGTTTGTCTACGCATTGGTCGAGGTGTCAGATGTGCCGCCCAAAATATTCAGAGCTTCTCATCCGTTGATTTGTAGGTCTGGAGAGCAGGTTGGTGTCCCTAGTTGTCGAGCTTTCCTATATATCAATGTCCTCAGGTTGTAAAATATGCTGAACATCTGCAACGTGAGCTTGAAAACTATGACATCCGTCGTTGCAACTGCCAACATTTCTCATCGGAGTGTTCAACTGGCGTCCCATTCTCTTATGACATGACTTCTAACTTCAAATATCTTGCTTGCACAGTACTGAAACCAACGTCTACTGTCGTCAACGCCATGACTAGGCCCAATCGGGATCGCTCAAGTTTTGCGAGCAGCAGTACTTCTTCgtagaatttcaatttgtacTTTACCTTTCATTATATTCATCGGGTGTTGCTAGCCTTCTATAGTCATTCTGTTCTATCTCAGGATTTCATTTGTTATTCCTTTCTCATGATTCCAAAAcactttaatttatttttcctctAAGCATTCTGGGTTCACATTAATCTCTATTTGTAATTcgaaaaacctcaaaactttacTTTCTCCTACTTTGCAAAATTACGTTTCTGTTCCATTTTCATGTGTACTTTTTCGCCGTTGATACCGGATTATGTAGGACAACTTTATTTGTTCAGTGGGTAAAAACTGCAATAAATGCATAATTGGTTTTTAATTGACCGAATTATCAtaagtgaaaaaaacattcgtttttgaaaaaaccctATGCCAAGAGACCaagagaaaaacttttttactgACAGCAGGTATCTTTCCTAGCTCGACGCCTTCCACCGCGTCAATTTCGCTCTACAAAGTATTTATAttaggggtgtgcggcaaatttgccaaatttgcagcacacatcaaaaatttagcaaaacagttttgaacaaaacttgccaaatttgccgaaattgtgaTGGTTGACAAATACTGGAAAAGGAGATTtaccaaatttgccgagtttggcaaattttgagatttgctgCACACCCCTGCTTCATATTATAttataaatttccatttttgaggaaaccaattcaaaaaaagcaaaagtaggttgaaaataacataatatttatttttcgcaaatacacatttcaaaataatacttTTTGAATCGAGGCTTAGGAATTGAAGAGTTGTTTGAATCGTGAGCAATCGTACATAGTACATACTGTTTTTCGAAGAGGAAAGTTTTGaagacaaaaatgaaaagggaGAGAAATGATGAAAGAGAGAACATCTCCATGGAGACGGAAGAAagacaaaaactgaaagaattGATTGGACGAATTGGcattgaaacaatttccacaaaaaagtattaaacTGCTTGATTTAGAAGATGACGTTGAGCCAAAAGTCGTGTGCAACCGGCTTTTTGTCTGTAAAGATATCATATTaatagttttgttttgttgttttttgaactaaaaatttttgcgaacAAGTTGTTTATACTAGGTCTGAATCCCGGACGCTATAATTATTACCTATAGTTTGGAAGTACT of Caenorhabditis elegans chromosome II contains these proteins:
- the egl-26 gene encoding Egg-laying defective protein 26 (Confirmed by transcript evidence), whose amino-acid sequence is MLTCIQPSSSSIGGFGKADDNVRILLMASVRNEFGDTSIFSRLGVTALGQHYVLVTKKKMFGGYTTHMITANMRNRPFISIPFKVSSGAQSIEESRDLISRLTTVLGRPGMFSFDDPPIGSQFPVGKELIQLDEVPVGVHDRQDKYLEKGDEVFCEVNVSGVKFYHSGIYAGDGMCYHFVCDAQESESFADALAVFSGASAHVVYDTWFEFVYALVEVSDVPPKIFRASHPLICRSGEQVVKYAEHLQRELENYDIRRCNCQHFSSECSTGVPFSYDMTSNFKYLACTVLKPTSTVVNAMTRPNRDRSSFASSSTSS
- the egl-26 gene encoding Egg-laying defective protein 26 (Confirmed by transcript evidence); protein product: MLTCIQPSSSSIGGFGKADDNVRILLMASVRNEFGDTSIFSRLGVTALGQHYVLVTKKKMFGGYTTHMITANMRNRPFISIPFKVSSGAQSIEESRDLISRLTTVLGRPGMFSFDDPPIGSQFPVGKELIQLDEVPVGVHDRQDKYLEKGDEVFCEVNVSGVKFYHSGIYAGDGMCYHFVCDAQSESFADALAVFSGASAHVVYDTWFEFVYALVEVSDVPPKIFRASHPLICRSGEQVVKYAEHLQRELENYDIRRCNCQHFSSECSTGVPFSYDMTSNFKYLACTVLKPTSTVVNAMTRPNRDRSSFASSSTSS